The following nucleotide sequence is from Aedes aegypti strain LVP_AGWG chromosome 3, AaegL5.0 Primary Assembly, whole genome shotgun sequence.
CTTGGccaaaacttaagcgtttggcactaaaattgggacagggctttaggaccctataggcaaatttaatgcgccaccagcatagaggtcgctaggtaagaaggagagaaatgtcattgaaaatgtttgtttacgtccaaaattaaatttttcgacccaaaaattagctcataatcaattaattattaaactattttccattggcataatcattttgaccctttattcttgcgatacgcatgatttcacaacaaatttaaccacaaacaaagaatccggatgtttataacctatgtagccaaacaccaattttccaattttatcccacaAATCGTACATGAAcactgaccggatctgtacattttggaaggaaaaaaagtttatcatgtttttcaatgctctctgatcgtctacaacacaactatttcgagaaaaagtgtaatatgtgtgctccttcctattgcgtagtatgcacctgaaacgtaatgcgctcaagtaaaatttctcttttttaccaaagtaattttgacagccgaTACAGTATGAGcaaagtgtcacttttacttgcggaataattgagcggcacatttttccgtacggaaaagtgacagctccatttgatttgtacagcaggcgttaccgacgttatgaaatcaactctgcttctcagcagcgtacagctcaagtaatttcggtagcggaatcattccttgaccgtttcttgtcccatctttttgcacagtacttatgatcagcgtaccggccatatGCTGCACACGGAGCGTTCTCAACCTAACCTCTTTTATgacggttctcctactagccaccagatgtcgaagtgatcgttcagctttgaaaatattagcctattgacaaataggaataaaattccctgcaggatgaaagaatggcagatagaaaatagtcataaataactaaaatttagtcattctgtgactacccgtgtttcttaaggctcaaacgcaatgatagcggaacggcaacggaatgcggaaccggttcgccagcatgaaccaCACTATCTCGACTGACCCatcaacgaatgaaagtgaatcAACACCAAGTCGACAAGCATgttgtagttcatgctggcgaaccggttccgcattccgttgccgttccgctatcattgcgtttgggcctttaggctgtgaaccgtttcaccaattcgtttaactattagttaaaatttgacatttcgatagttattttcccctcgaatggttaaattgaacttcgcggtcgacccatttgagctttgacagtcgagtagttattgtgcactgcaagataaatccacgtaaggcgattatctgaaaatgtcgatataccgtcgcagtgataatgaaaatcacaaaatgtttcagatttagcaaatttgaaacatttgcgtccttgaagaacgaaaaaatccaagcctacttgaattttgacgttgcgtttgaattgcgcgcatatcttctgcgcgttatcgccgccgctggatgtggatttaatataagcgccgtaatatttcagaacaaagttgacagatggttagttattctcaaattcacgggagcagaaaataactttcgaactgtcaagtttaaccatgctccagagcagggttatttctaacctgaggggaaataactaacgatctgtcaaattttaactaaaagttaaacgaataggggcccattcacaaatttcataacgctggagggggtgggtgggtgtcctaacgatgttacggtccatacaaaaaccgaatgatagtcatacaaaaagcgtggtGTCCGGaatggccaatttcagcgttatgaaataaatgaaatggttcacagctgagacgagactcgcgaagacggtcttctttttctgtgatttctgagtttttttttcttattccactttgtgtttataccaattatgcgcatgctgttcaaatcctcacatgaacctctcagcaaaaaatgattgagtttgcatcacatcgaatcataaatagccgtttgagtgaaatgtcatgccagcaaacgtagcagacattagaaataattaatcttctgcttagatttatcagcaactttggaaaaaacaaactgctccgccgactgaggtttttaataacaatttactttgaacacaatacttttcactttttcagccataaaaacggtgggctgcatttgacgtttcgtgagaggggaatctgggctgcatatgacgttgatatttttcctcttcgcgagtctctctcaggttcacAGCCTTAGTGTAGTTTAGTCGCGCACCGGTTGCTTTTCTGTAATTTTGCGTGCACTATAATTTTTCAGTGTGTGAATGCATTAGGGTTTTAGTAcaaattttgacgtttttatAATCATCGATGACAGTTGATGACTGTTTCTGACATTTTGTGCGAAAAACGAATGTGCGTTTGTGTCGTTCCCGTAGCAGCACCATTTTTCGCTTCACATTGTGCAAGTaaaatttctattattttgctatATAAATTTGGGTACAGACCAAATAATTGCGCTCGTCTGATTGGAAATATTCAACGGTAGTGTGAAACTGTGATAAACGCTTTATCAAAATGCCTAGAGGTAGGTTTGTGTAGGTCTGACGATATGCGCTTTGAGATGCCACCAATTTTGTGTTCTTTGTTGTATAGGAAAATATGTTAACCACAAAGGACGCAATCGTCACTTCACTAGCCCGGAAGAACTCGAAGCGGAGCGGGCAAAcgaatcaaagaaaaagtaaatttattttagGATTGTGTGAGCTTGAACGACACTTTAAAGCTTTCGTTTTGCAGATGGCGGAATACCCGTGAAGAATCTTCAGAAGAAGAGGACGATGAGGAGGGAAGCGCTGAAGGAAGTGAAGAATCCGAGGAGGAATCTGAAGAAGAAGTCAAAGGAGCGGGAGCCTTGATCGAAATCGAGAATCCTAATCGACAGTCGAAGAAGGCATTCGTAAAGGCCACAAATGTGGAAGAGACTGACGCACCTCAGCTTTCTCGCCGAGAAAAGGAGCAGATTGAAAAGCAGAAAGCTCATGCTGCCTATATGAAACGGCATGCCGAGGGGAAGACTTCCCAGGCGAAAGCTGACTTGGCTCGATTGGCTATCATCAAGCAGCACCGAGCGGAAGCGGCCGCTCGTCGAGAGGCTGAGAAGAAAGGTAATGGTGTCGTTTGATTTGCGCTTAGGTCATATTTTCCGGTACCATATAATCCACTCTTGTAACAAACTTCAACCCCCTAAATCCAGGTCACTCACactccagggctggtagcaggtttcttttaAAAGACTC
It contains:
- the LOC5572992 gene encoding 28 kDa heat- and acid-stable phosphoprotein, which translates into the protein MPRGKYVNHKGRNRHFTSPEELEAERANESKKKWRNTREESSEEEDDEEGSAEGSEESEEESEEEVKGAGALIEIENPNRQSKKAFVKATNVEETDAPQLSRREKEQIEKQKAHAAYMKRHAEGKTSQAKADLARLAIIKQHRAEAAARREAEKKAKDAK